AGCTGCTCCTCCAGTCCTCCATCTTCAAATTTTTTCCCTACAcattttagtttaaaaaaacACTGTGTTACACATTTACACATTATATACTTATATAGTTATACACTTAATCACTTATACTTTGCACCAATGAAACATCGtagaaacaaaaaccaaaaaggaaaaaaaggcaGCAAGGCAATAAATTGATATACCTTTAGCTTTTCTTGGTGGCAGTAGCCCTTGGTTTGCTGCTTTTGTAGATTTTGAGGTCCCAGCAGCAGCACTTGTTAAAGGATTTGTAGCTGCAGCTCTTTTGGAGACTTTTGCAGACTTTGAGCTTGAGGTTCTAGCTTTGGATATTGGTTCTTCTTCATCACTTTTGGAAGCTACTACTTTCCCTTTGCTACATCTGCAACAACTCAAGAAGTAATGACTATGAGatgtaaaaattaaaattgtaaaCTGCAAACACCTCACCAAAAGCAAGAAACAGCAGCAAATCTGCAAATGCAAACATATGTACCTATTTCCATTTTTTCATAAAACTCAAGCTTTTCTAGGCTTGGATAATACTCAATGTCAGATTGATTTCGTTTTTTGATCCAGTTTTGCAAGCAAATCAATGCTTCCACACTTTTAGGAGTTAAAGAACTcctaaaagggtcaatgactctCCCACCTGTCCTGAATGAGGACTCGGATGCAACTGTACTAACTTGGATTGCAAGTACATCCCTTGTAACAAGAGCAAGGTTTGGATATTTGCAGCCGTTTATCTTCCACCATTCAAGCAACTGCCAATCTTCATCTTTGGGATTCTCCATTGGATCAAGTAAATACCTGTCAACTTCACTCTCAACAACCACTTCGTCCGATTCAGTTAGGGCTCTTTGCCAACCTTCTAACATCTCAGCCATTTTCCCGGACATTTTCTTGCTCTTCTCCTTGGACTTGGAAGATGTGGCTATTGCTTTTGTGCTGCTAGAAACAACGCAGCTTGTTCCAGTGCTGCTCCTAGAACTTTTACTCTTTGAAGAGGCATTGGTTGATGATCTATAGAGATCAGTTAAGCATACTAACAGCTCCTTCACTTCATTGGCCTTGGCGTTTGCTTCGGTAGCATCAAACTGGAGGTGAGTTAGACATATGTGactaatgtttttcaacttgaaccTAGGATCCAAGACAAGGGCTACTAACAACAGTTGATTCATATCATCAACCGTTCCAAAATACTTCCTAAATTTTACTCTCATCTTCACTGCCATCTCCCTCATTAACTATTCGGTTTCACTTCCATGACTCATCTCCGGAGGCACAAAGAGTGCATCAATCTCAGCCTCGATTGCTACAATGTCGTGAAAGCTTTATGAGCAGTGGGGTGTTTAGTTGCACTAATTCTAATTGTCACATCATAGAACTTCACAAAGATTTCAGCTTTATTCCAATCTGCAGCAACTGGTGGCCCGACTCTTTTTCTTGGTTGAACTGATTATTTTTGAACTTGTATTTCACCCTCCTGTTCctcttcaacttcttcatcttcatcaaaataGTCTTTGTACTTATTGTCTTCCTTATCAGCCATCCGATCAAAAGCTGGCTTCACCTCCAAAGCTATGTCAAGCATAAAAAATGTGGAATTCCATCGCGTTGGAACATCCAAAGCTGGAATTCTTTGAGAATCTATATGGCCTTCATGCGTCTCCTTTTCAACACACTCCTTGAAGCAGTTCAATCTGTTAGAACTACTTCTAATATATTTCATGGCATTTCGGATTGCAGCACAGCTTCTATCAATAATTCTCAAACCAGCCCTAATTATAATGTTCAAGATGTGAGCCAAACACCTCACATGCATGAACTTGCCACCAAGCACTGGGGGTTCTTCCATCCAGCCATTTTCCTTTGTAGATACTTGATTGCCACCTTATTTGCACTAGCATTAGCAATAGACACTGTCAACACCTTGTCTATCCTCCACTGCAGCAAACATGTTTCTAATAGCTTTCCAATTGTGTTGCCTTTGTGATTGGGAATTACACAAAAGTTCAAGATTCTCTTGTGCAAATTCCAACCGCAATCTATGAAGTGCGTTGTTAACACCATATAATTGATGTTATGTACAGATGTCCAAGTATCTGTTGTTAAGCATACTCTATGGTTCCTTAAAACCATCTGAAtctcctctttcttctcctcATACATCTCCAAGAAACACCTCACTATTTTTCTCCGAGAAGGCACCTCAAATATAGGAATTGCTACTTTGCAGAACCacctaaacccttcattctcAATGTGGCTAAATGGCAGTTCATCAATAAGCTTTGACACAAGCTTCTTGTGACCACCCTTTATTCACCTTCAAGCTAGGTTCAACTCCACCATCACTAATCAATACTTGCTGTGTCTTCTAAATTCTCCCTCCCAGGATACTTTTTGCACACCTTCTCGACATGTCTACGCAAAGTACTTGTACCATTAAATGAAGAATCAGCAGCGAGGTCAGCGGAGCAATACTTGCATTTGGCCCTTTTCTCGAATccacattcttctttcttcccaTCTTTTTCAATGTAGAGTGTTTTGTCATACTTCTCGTAATGATTCCACCTATTTGACCTCGGGGCAGccctctttgttttattttctcttcttctctttttcaagtttttcGGCAAACCTCGGGATGCCTGAGTTGGTGCTTCATTTTCTATTTGTAATGCAGCTTCTGTTTCCCTGGCTGGTTCCTTGTCCTCACCTTGCTGAGACACAACATTGGCATCATTCCCAACAATAGCAATTTCATCATTATCACCATTATAATGAGAACTGACTGAATGACTTGAATCCGATGAGGTTGCCATCAAGTATTCAAGTCTGTAAAATTTCCGAGAAAACACAAGCTGCATGATTAAATAATGGTTATGAGATTAATACACAAGTTGACAAGCATTAAGCAATTAACTTCattcaaattaaaaaatttcaaatgcaAACATTTCCAGGGATAGATGCTTTACATGTTCAGTAGCCCCCAATCCCTCACCAAGTCACCATGGCATCTCAATTCTCAAGGGCACTTCTTATCAATGTATGTTCCTAGAAAAAAAAGGCAAACAATTCTTAATGTAAACCACAAACACCAAATTTTCTTGCTCATTTAGCAGGACAGTACCCCATTTGCATTTACAAGGCAAATTCCTCACTACTTCCACTCTAGTAACAAAATCACCACTTCACTAACAAAACAACATACTTGGCACACAGTAtaattcattaattcgatcAGTTGTAACAATgtttaacaaaacaaaacaaaacaacatacCAATGTTTGCATAATTGCATTTACAAGTAGCTCATCTGAGTGAAAACCATTTGTTTACATCAATTTCAAtcatgaatatgcaaatgtttTGACACAAAGTAAGAACATACACTAAGCACGAACCTTCAATAGCATCTCTGGGAGTCTTAGAGCCCAAGTGCCCAACGCTCTTCCAGAAGCGAATAGCAATTGCCTAATTTGCCTCCCTTTCCAGGCCTCTTTCCCTTGCCAGTCTTCTTGGAGTTGCAACCACATTGATATGTCAATTCTCTCTTAACCATGCTAAGATCTTAATCCCTGATAAGCTAAAAGATTCGACAAGAACATAGAATGAGTTGCTGAGTACCTGGGTGGCTGGGACAGAGATGCAAGAGACCAAGAGTGAGGAAGACCAATTGTGAGGGAGAGAACCAAAGAGGTAGAGACGCAGAGAGCCGCGAGAACAGAGGGAGAAAGCAGAGCGGCAGAGAGCTGAGGAACTGAGGAAGATCAATTGGTGTGAGAGATGAGAGGCAGAGCCGCAGAGGTGAAGAACAGGGGCAGACCCGTCATTCGGTCTGACGGGGTCCGGACCCCCCTCAGCTTTTTGGCAGATATATAATATTATATGTCTATTATTGAGTTATGTGTATGTGCAACGGCTGGACCCCCCTTCTAAATTGAATTGtacacataaatatataatattCTATCCCCCACCTCCCCCACTCTCTAAACCCACGTGATTGTCACTTTGTCaggttaaaaataaaatattaatattcatttaatTAGAAATTTAGGATAAGAGAAGAAAGTCAAAACAGAAATTAATAAATATTCATATATCATTAGGATTTTGACAGCTTTTATTCTATATATTGGGGTTGGCGGTTTGCAAATTCTGTAacctaatttttttctctctcgcACCAGGCAAAGCAAAAAGGTCCGAtacctttatttattttttgttatattatatttttccATTCTTTCATTTTACTTTGTTAGattgattttaaaaaaatttttggtttattttttcACGATTGATTTTGTTGAATACTCATTgtttatatgtaatttttttttttcttttgatttgtaGATGAAAAAGTCATCTACAAAAAAGCACTTGATACAAGAtttactaaaagaaaaacacTCGAAAACTCTAAATTTAGTGCTACCTTACTACAATCTGATATTAAGACTCAagatttttaaattatttttatactattattattattattttttaacttTCAACTTACGTTATGTCTGGACCCCCCCTAAGATCAAATCTtggttccgccactggtgaGGAAGACCGATTGTGAGGGAGAGAGCTAGAGAGGCGGAGTCGCTCAGTCGCAGAGAGCCGCGAGAACAGACGGAGAGAGCAAGAGAGGCGGAGTAGCAGAGCGGCAGAGAGCTGAGGAACTGAGGAAGATCGATTTGGGATTTTAGATTTTAGGTTTATAGTTTACTTACTAATCACATGTGGTCATGTCCATACTAACACAATAGACTTCGAAACTAACCAATAATTGGAAGACACGTATACAAGCTCGGTTTTTTCAATCCACGCAGTCACCGCAAGTCAAGAATAGGGACCGGCCCGGCACACTGAGTACAGGGACCGAAGCGGCCCGAAATCAATTATTTTCAATCTAAAACCCAACCCGAACCGGCCGGTCCAGATCGGTTCCTTCCAGTCTTTCGGTTTTTTATGGCCACCCCTATTAATCAGCAGTCACCTCATGACGACGAGCAGGGCTTCTTCTAccatttattttgtattttgtacTTTACGACGAGTAAGGCTAGTGCAaggataaactaaatctcaccCTCTAAATAAGAAGAGTAAGAAGAAGCATTTGCGCAGAAGCTCTAACTTTCCAAACCTTGCTCTAGAAGCTAGTGCGATTGAAGTTCAATTATTGAACAAGGAAGCAGTCGACACTCTTCCAGGCAACAAATGAGAATTTATTGTAACATGGTTATGTAGCGGCTATGTCCCTTCTCCCATGCATGGTAACAttttttctcagtttttctctctgGCTTTAGTGCATGCATGTCTCTGTGttcatttcttcttcctctttttctctttggcCAGTGTGTtgaataaataatattttagcTAAAACTTAATCATTAATTTAACCGTTGCTTTGAAAATATTCTCATCAAATTCTCATTTTAAATTCCTAATTAAAAACGCTCTCAATATAAATagctttttgttttggtataaTCAATATGCCATTTATTATGGCTCTACGAGATTAATTGTGATTAACCAATtatgtttttcttatttttttttaatttttttttgaaatagggcCAGTACggttgccctcaagccttgaccATTAATGAAACCTCAAAATACATGGGGGGACATGATACTTaaaccccagattacaataagcataaagagaacagcCCGAAATCATAACGAGAGTCTCTACAGAAAATATGTATTCTAACGAgcaccaattagcgaagagtgcatcattagctactctattcgctttacaaaGGTGGTGACATACCAGAAAGATTTTGCTCACGCGGAGCCATAATTTACTATTTCtatcagctttcccactatgttgccaccgaaAAACAATTTCGGTGACACtaagtttcatcctgccactgggaggctgcgaccatttgacaaagcaaggaactcgccgcctagccagagcagacaaggcacacaaggtgtGCAGTCCGGGACcaagcccacgtcgccctaccaCTACTCGGTAAGGACTTATTACCGGCATAAAGCCACAATTAACTAACAAAAACCAAAgacaataaaacataaaataaagggaaattggGCCCATAGCCCAAACCCCACTTAGCCCAATCGAAGAGAACAGCTGCCTGCAAGCATCTCGCCACCGATCTGCAAGCATCTCCCCACCACCCCGTCTGCAACTCCTTCGTCGTTTCATCACCGGCAGTGCCTCCGCCAGCACCTCCCTTGCAGCATGCGAACGCAGGTCGACCCACCAGCCCTTCCTCATTCCCAGCACACCAAAGAGATGAGCCGCCTCTCCCAAGCCTTCCCCTCTCCAGATCGGATCCACACGAACTGAACCCGATCGAAAACTTCCGATCAGATCCAACCCAGACAGAACCCACCCTCGCCAACCTCCCCAGATCGGATTCCGATCTGATCTGAGCCCCTCAGATCCAGTCTTCACTCCTTTGGACGACGCCACCACTTGCAGACCGCCTTCTGGTCGTGGGGAGATCGAGCCCAGCCCCACACTCAAGCCACCGAGCCCGCAAGCACAGCCACCACGCGGTTTGGGCAGCGAAACCACCACGCAGCCTCCTCTCTGACCGAATTTATTACATGGACAACCACCACCAGGCACTAGGCCCCTTCCAATCCCGTCCGACGACGCCACCACGAGGGCGAGCCGCCGGAGGGAACACACTCtggttttctctcttctcttctccccTGTTCACGCAATGTTTTTCTTATTTAGAACCGTAACGATATGTTGGTAAGTGGTAACGGTATCCTACGACTCGTGAGGATGTGAAACAATTGGAAATGACCACCCATAATCATTTTTAAATTGTCAcgcaatgtttttttttttcttgttgtaaTTCCTTAAAAAACTGAGACTCGAACTTTTTACCTCAATTGGAGGTATAAATGTTAAAAGTAAAACCTTGACACCATTCGTGAAACAAACTTTTTATCTTATCATCAACACTATTTTTGAAATACATGTAACGCCCATAAAGTTTGTAAGAAGAGTGCATGCGAACCAATTGACGGGTCTTGCAAATTCCAGAAGGAAACATTTCCTTTAGAGTTTTATGTGAAACTATAAACCATGTGGTACAGGAACTCTTAAAATAACTCTTAATGTAAAGAAAAACTACTAACTAGATTTCTCTCTACATAGGTTACTTTCAATTAGATTATGTAGCTAGGTTACATTAATGTAAAATTTCATTGCGAATGGGTGGCAATGATATGAACAGAAGAAATAATACGTCCCAGCAACCGGCAAAGTTAAAGAGTCGAAGCCGCTCTGATACACTCCCAAGTTTGGAGTGTAATTACATTGCTCATATAGGTCACTATTAGCTGCTACAACAAGATTGTGTATTTTTGCATCATAGCTGAAGACTgggaaacaaaagaattaataTGTGAATTATAATCATAACTTATACAAAACCAATAAAACTACAAAGTAATGAATTAATGAGACAAGGAAAAGACACAATACTCTTAACATAGATCATACAGTTAAGCAACTATTAAATATATAGATCAATAATATGTGAATTATAATCTTAACATAGATCATACAGTTAAGCAACTAATTAAATACATATATACTCCAATAATTTTATCATTTAGCATTTAGAGAATCAACTAACAACATATATTAAGTTAATCACCATTTTTATGTACATATCGTGCAGACTCATCATGTGCATAGAAAGACAAAATATACAAAAACGAATAATTACAATCTTCAAATGAAAAATACAATATATCTAAATAAGATAGTTTAGATATATACATGACGAATTAAAACAGCAATATCACCACTACAAATTGAGCAAGGAAGATTTAGATTTATTATATGAGTATTTGTTctttagacaaaaaaaaagtgatgaAAGCAGCAAATTAATTAACTGGAATGCtcagacaaaaaataaaaaattaactgCAGTAATTAGTACTCACTGAGAACATCTCCGACATGGAAATTTTTGCTAGCAGCCCACCTCATGTAATCTTCTCCAAAAGTTCCCCAGCCAATATCATCGTCTCCGACCCAATATTGTGCACTCAACACCATGCTCGGAAAAACGAAAAAGACAATCACCAAACCAAGACTCGCTGTATTGAATCGTGCCATCTCAATAAAACTTATTCTTGTTCTTCCTGTTTGAAGAAGTATTGGTATGATTTTTTTGAGGAGGAAGTATTGGTATATTGATCGAGTTCTACTATTGTGTTTTATATTCTATACAAGGCTGGTGCCCTGGGTATGCTTtatcacaaggatatatataggTTTTTCTGAAggcatatatgcatatatacagGTTAAAAAATTGAGCTTTGGTCACACCGTTGTGATTAACATGTATGAGCTGGGAATTTTTGTAATATGCAAGGTTACGTAAGTGATTATGCAATTCATGCTAACTACATATGcttaaaattgattaaaaagtATGCTCTTTCACTTGAGATAAGTACTACTACTACAAATCCCTTCATAGACATCGCCTGATTGACATCAGCTAGGTTAACCAAAATCTGATGGTACAAATATTTTAACATAGCATTCTCTTATTTCCGATTTCTAACATGGCCATACACATCGGGCCTTATAGCGActgatataaaaaaaattctgaattgCGGGAACctcaaaatttaagaaaagcTGAGCGCGCTGCTTTATTAAAATTTTTGGAGAATGAAAACTTCCCAATTTccatgataaaagaaaaaatcaaattccCACATCCTGAAGACCTGAACTGATCTGTTGCCAGAATCTCTCCCttctttccctctctctctctctctctgatctctctcgctctctccaaTTATCAAAGGAAAAATAATTTTCAGAAGACCGAAATCTGGTTATAAAGGAATCCAACGACAAAGGCGCAATGAAGCAACCGGCTTCGTCCTCTTCGATGATGTACGCTTCCTCTTCTATTATACCTTTTTTTCATTGTTAATTTCTTTAATTCATATGCAATTTACTATCTTAGAAGCTACTCCTTTTTATTATGGTTTTCTCAAAtctgtcaattttttttattgcattttctttttactCGGTAGTTGGCTTGTCTTCTATATATTCATTACCTCTGTTGAAATAATTAGGTTTTGAAGTTTCATAGTTTCTGCAAGTTTGCTTTGATTTCGCAGGGTCTCTTGAAATTGAGATATACGACATGAGGTCAAGGCGTTTGGTGCGGAGTCAAAAGACTTCTCTCGCACTTTTAATATCCTCTTGGGTCagattttctctcttctttgtaAGTTTACTCAGAACAATGAATTTACCCCATTCATGATGATAAAGGGCCTATCTCTTATGGGTCTGAGGAATTTATTTGCTTTTGAACAGATTTCACAGATGACAAGTCATCTCTGAATGTGAATTGCCATCGATATGACCCTTCTTATGCATTtgtatttcattcctatatgTTACGTTAATGGTTACACTCTTATTGTCTTATTTGTCTGCTAGTTGACTTATATAGAACAAGATGATAaaataatctggggttcacatccaaaaccaattcgcaatggatggagtggcccaaacccttataaactcataagcaaggtctcattttttccatgagggatgtatatattctcaacacgcccccgcacatgtggtgaattttcaagccatacacataGACAACTTtggacgtggagcccgtgtggccatgaggcatgcacacgtgggtaacccgctctgataccaatgctaaagtaatctgaggtttacatccaaaaccaattggcaatggatggagtggcccaaactcttataaGCTCATAGGCAAGGTCACATTTTTCCTATGTgcatgggatgtatatatatattctcaacacgcaaATAATCTGgtgttcacatccaaaaccaattggcaatggatggagtggcccaaacccttataaactcataagcaaggtctcatttttccatgtgggatgtatatattctcaacacgctccCTCACGTGTGGTGAATTTTGAAGCCATACACATGAACAATTTTGGGTGacatggagcccgtgtggccgtaaGACATGCACACTTGGGATGACTCCTCTGATATCGTGATAAAGTAATCAGGGATTTGTTAGTACTAtacatgaaaataaatacaaatctaTATCCAAATGAATAAATGTAGATAGACATTTCTGTGCAAAATAGAACTAGGATAGATATAGCATCAGCAATCCCAGTTTTCCAGAAAATATTGAAACTAGAAGAACATCACACTCACTTGAAGAACTTGACTCATTCATTTTGATCTTCTCCTGATTACACCTTTATAATTCTCCTATAAGTGGATGGGACTGTTTTATGAATGAGAATAAATGGACATGTATCAGCAGGAACCAAAACCTAAACCAATTACATATATGCATCTATGTCCAGCTTGATACAATGTCTTGTTCTTAAGATATCTAACAGGATTCACATCCTAAACCAATTgtcaatggatggagtggcccaaacccttataaactcataggcaatgtcccatttttcccatgtgagatgtttatattcttttttttttcctctaattttaaaagaggatcaaaggatttcactcataCTCCTATGGTGAATTAAACACATGACCTCAATCCTAGGTAGTGGGCACTTTAACCAAAAGactcttcttttaatttttaatttttttattctcttgGTGACTATTGAAAAGTCCACCATACGGTTTGGCTTTATCTTTTCATATCAacatggttttagggggtttcAGATTTTAGTTAAAGTTCAGATGTGTAGTTGAGTACTGCGTAATCTCATTTAGCTGTTTTTAGTGCTCTATAAGACTGAGAGAAAGTATGACATTAACATTGATGTTTTATGAGGTATCTAATAGAATTTAGGCTTGAGCTTTGGTATTTATTGCAAAAATATTTGTGTGCATTTTGGCTTTTAACTTCTTCCTCTTACTGAGGTAATACTGCATCCTAAATTCCTAACTCATAGAAGAAGGCAAACACGCCATTCATCTCCATTACATGTTTATCACATCTTATAGGAATTATATTACTTTGCAGTGCTggctttctttggaagattgtaTGTATTCAAGAGTGGTACAGTGCCCTCTATGGCCTCGAATGCGATTCTGGTTATATATGCATTCAAAGGCTGTCACTTTTGTCATTTTATGAACCAGTCAGGTACTTCAAACACttttgaaaaaataatttattgaaATGAGCCGTTAGCTTTTTGCAGGATTTCTTAAGATGAGAACAAAACTGGAAAGTTGTTATGGCAAGTATTTGGCACTGAATTTGTAACTTTGTGCCTCTTCGGCATCGCTGAACAGGAA
This portion of the Rosa chinensis cultivar Old Blush chromosome 1, RchiOBHm-V2, whole genome shotgun sequence genome encodes:
- the LOC121051970 gene encoding mavicyanin-like, translating into MARFNTASLGLVIVFFVFPSMVLSAQYWVGDDDIGWGTFGEDYMRWAASKNFHVGDVLIFSYDAKIHNLVVAANSDLYEQCNYTPNLGVYQSGFDSLTLPVAGTYYFFCSYHCHPFAMKFYINVT